Proteins encoded by one window of Arachis ipaensis cultivar K30076 chromosome B04, Araip1.1, whole genome shotgun sequence:
- the LOC107637135 gene encoding uncharacterized protein LOC107637135, with protein sequence MANNMNPNIVAFTLTEGQSNNRPPYFNGSNYSYWKERMRIFVQSIDYNIWKIILNGPDVPTKQNADGEIVAKEDNEWTDEEKKKVKLNAKAINLMHCSISFEEFRKVSRCKTAKEIWDKLRLTHEGTKQVRETRIDMLMKEYEMFSMKEDESIDQMFERFSIIINNLDAMGRSYSEETLVRKILRSLTKKWEVKSTAISERNDLIKITYDELRGKLLAYETTHMSQDKDDKKKSIALKSRMTAQGEESDDSFSDEEMVLFARKMRRLLRYKNKGKGSSSSKDVKKDQVKFTCHHCKEPGHFKSDCPQLKKGEKFKKDKKKVMMATWEDLENDTSSESSDQEAQLCLMADHDDEDEVDLSDLSIDELHYIIKDISVNSKKLLDKYAKCKKENEALRTENDLLLKKVKANENNNEKFFKEENIALRTELEKFKLKHEVTASTDLISENKKLNEQIKSLNEDLAKFVQGSQNLNKLLACQRFGSEKSGLGFIEENKSVFKPNFQKSESSSSKFFKPKGFSKPQKSVGKNQCYKCNRNGHDPPQCFIFLRSFGNDSKLYKVVHDFNALGQPRRFHIKGSKWI encoded by the coding sequence AGATCATCCTCAATGGTCCAGATGTTCCTACCAAACAGAATGCAGATGGAGAAATTGTGGCAAAGGAGGACAACGAATGGAcagatgaagaaaagaagaaggttaAACTTAATGCCAAAGCAATCAACCTGATGCACTGTTCAATCAGTTTTGAAGAATTCAGAAAAGTGTCAAGGTGTAAAACGGCGAAAGAAATCTGGGATAAGCTCAGACTCACTCATGAAGGCACCAAGCAAGTGAGGGAAACCAGAATCGACATGTTAATGAAGGAGTATGAAATGTTCAGTATGAAGGAAGATGAGAGCATTGATCAAATGTTCGAAAGGttctcaataatcatcaacaatctgGACGCCATGGGAAGAAGCTACTCTGAAGAAACCTTAGTAAGAAAGATTCTGAGGAGTCTTACTAAGAAATGGGAAGTGAAAAGCACAGCTATCTCTGAAAGGAATGATTTGATCAAAATCACCTATGATGAGTTGAGAGGCAAGCTGCTGGCTTATGAAACCACTCACATGTCTCAAGACAAggatgacaaaaagaaaagtatagcacTAAAATCAAGAATGACAGCCCAAGGAGAAGAATCTGATGACAGtttctcagatgaagaaatggTGCTCTTTGCAAGAAAAATGAGAAGACTACTAAGATACAAAAACAAAGGCAAAGGAAGCTCTTCATCCAAAGATGTCAAGAAAGATCAAGTCAAGTTCACATGCCATCACTGCAAGGAACCGGGTCACTTCAAGTCAGATTGCCCTCAACTTAAGAAAGGCGAAAAATTCAagaaagacaaaaagaaggtgatgatGGCAACATGGGAGGACTTGGAGAACGACACCAGCTCAGAAAGCTCAGATCAAGAAGCTCAACTATGCCTGATGGCAgatcatgatgatgaagatgaggtaGATCTCTCTGACTTATCTATTGATGAACTGCACTACATTATCAAAGACATTTCTGTGAACTCTAAGAAACTCTTAGATAAGTATGCTAAATGTAAGAAAGAAAATGAGGCTTTGAGGACAGAAAATGATcttcttttgaaaaaggttaaggcaaatgaaaataataatgaaaagttTTTTAAAGAAGAAAACATTGCCTTGCGAACTGAATTAGaaaaattcaaactcaagcatGAAGTTACTGCCTCCACTGATTTAATTTCTGAAAACAAAAAGCTGAATGAACAAATAAAAAGTTTGAATGAAGACTTAGCAAAGTTTGTTCAAGGTTCCCAAAATCTGAACAAACTGCTTGCTTGTCAAAGGTTTGGGTCTGAAAAATCTGGACTTGGTTTCATAGAGGAAAATAAATCAGTTTTCAAACCAAACTTTCAAAAATCTGAATCTTCCTCTTCCAAGTTTTTCAAACCAAAAGGATTCAGCAAACCCCAGAAATCCGTGGGCAAAAATCAATGCTACAAGTGCAATAGAAATGGTCATGATCCTCCTCAATGTTTCATCTTTCTTAGGTCTTTTGGTAATGATAGTAAGTTATATAAAGTTGTTCATGATTTTAATGCTCTTGGGCAACCAAGAAGATTTcacatcaaaggatccaaatgGATTTGA